One Pseudochaenichthys georgianus chromosome 7, fPseGeo1.2, whole genome shotgun sequence DNA segment encodes these proteins:
- the ankrd33aa gene encoding photoreceptor ankyrin repeat protein codes for MASSKYDPHLGDGPSGDSEILMDDSDSGSVLSDDSVLPQYEMEGKYTEPAKTVYEACARNDPTSLLKILERGVTKYEAMELDINGRNGLMLAVVKGFIDIVTMLHTCPMIDINHQDNDGNTALMIAAQAGFVTILNFILNFFSGVDTEVRDPRGFTALIKAGLQGQAESVSALLMHGADMNAIDLVQGRGLNDWAIKTGRFETVNRIRRLFVHPVAVQFCESYIPEWPELKLLVAKATATKTAGQKLRHCLKDSFSFSFPHDAQDNGVMDHMVRMTTGLHSPLVATACRPLCPSSPPEIGKRRFAVPELLEKHNIKELEESTVSHSNGSVTTSVSQTGVSATYVGLTSCCQQNGIGSFIPRSMGQNSIFPSGCIPKIEVTKSGEPTPKKEKKKKMQMGYLEPPIWKYKEAKEEKKRENKLQQEKEKKDEEKKTKGSKHSSKK; via the exons ATGGCCAGTTCAAAGTATGACCCCCACCTGGGCGATGGCCCCTCCGGGGACTCGGAGATCCTCATGGATGATTCGGACTCAGGGAGTGTGCTTTCTGATGACTCGGTGCTTCCCCAATATGAAATGGAAGGGAAGTATACAGAGCCGGCTAAAACGGTGTACGAGGCCTGTGCTAGGAACGATCCCACATCCCTGCTCAAGATCCTGGAGAGAGGAGTCACTAAATACGAGGCTATGGAACTGGACATCAACGGCAGG AATGGACTGATGCTGGCTGTGGTCAAGGGGTTTATTGACATAGTCACCATGCTGCACACATGTCCAATGATTGACATCAATCACCAGGACAATGATGGCAACACTGCCCTCATGATTGCTGCACAGGCAG GCTTTGTCACCATTCTAAACTTCATCCTTAACTTCTTCTCTGGTGTGGACACTGAAGTCAGGGATCCCCGCGGCTTCACAGCCCTCATCAAGGCAGGCCTGCAGGGCCAGGCAGAGAGTGTGTCCGCCCTGCTAATGCATG GTGCGGATATGAATGCCATAGACCTGGTGCAGGGGAGAGGTCTAAATGACTGGGCCATTAAGACAGGGAGGTTTGAGACTGTTAACAGAATACGCCGCCTGTTTGTTCATCCGGTCGCTGTGCAGTTCTGTGAAAGTTACATTCCTGAGTGGCCTGAGCTGAAGCTACTTGTAGCGAAGGCCACCGCCACCAAAACAGCTGGTCagaagctaaggcattgcttaAAAGACAGCTTCTCTTTCAGCTTCCCTCATGACGCCCAAGACAATGGGGTCATGGACCACATGGTGCGGATGACTACAGGCCTCCACAGCCCCCTGGTAGCCACTGCTTGCCGTCCACTCTGTCCTTCAAGCCCCCCAGAGATTGGCAAGCGACGGTTTGCCGTCCCTGAACTGCTTGAAAAGCACAACATCAAGGAGTTGGAGGAGAGCACAGTGTCCCACAGTAATGGCTCCGTCACCACCTCTGTTTCTCAAACCGGTGTGTCAGCCACCTATGTGGGTCTGACCTCCTGCTGCCAGCAGAATGGCATTGGAAGCTTTATTCCCCGAAGCATGGGGCAAAACAGCATCTTCCCCTCGGGCTGTATTCCCAAGATTGAAGTCACAAAATCTGGGGAGCCAACTCCtaagaaagagaagaagaagaaaatgcaGATGGGATACCTGGAGCCTCCTATATGGAAGTACAAGGAGGCAAAggaggagaaaaagagagaaaataagCTGCAGcaggaaaaagagaaaaaagacgAGGAAAAAAAAACAAAGGGGTCCAAACATTCCAGCAAAAAatga